From one Sulfurovum sp. UBA12169 genomic stretch:
- the secF gene encoding protein translocase subunit SecF — MEVFKYKKAFALMKYSKRFGLLSLVVVFLSLGLIFTKGFNYGIDFAGGTLIQIQYEGKAPIGEVRKAISSDKAYEGASVTYFGSEDEIVIRAKTSSQSLGKDAGDAVAALLKDTGTFSVRRVDMVGAKVGSELREKGLMAMVLAILGILIYVSFRFEWRFALASVLALAHDVTIAMGAIVLLNIEVNLDTLAAILTILGYSINDTIIVFDRIREEILSLKAPELSEVINESVTRTLSRTTLTSLTTLLVVWTLFLFGGEIIEGFSFTLMIGIMVGTYSSIFIASPLLIWLGFSVSDFREKAAQKLKREKEKEKMRQMYEQGTL, encoded by the coding sequence ATGGAAGTTTTTAAATATAAAAAAGCATTTGCATTGATGAAATACAGCAAGCGTTTCGGTTTGCTTTCATTGGTAGTTGTATTTCTTTCTCTTGGACTTATTTTTACCAAGGGGTTCAATTACGGTATTGACTTTGCAGGCGGAACACTGATCCAGATACAGTATGAAGGCAAAGCCCCCATTGGCGAAGTAAGAAAAGCAATCAGCTCAGATAAAGCTTATGAGGGCGCAAGTGTAACCTATTTTGGCAGCGAAGATGAGATCGTGATCCGTGCAAAAACAAGCTCGCAGTCGCTTGGCAAGGATGCGGGAGATGCAGTAGCCGCGCTGCTCAAAGATACTGGCACTTTTAGCGTGCGAAGAGTGGATATGGTCGGCGCAAAAGTAGGATCAGAGCTTCGAGAAAAAGGACTTATGGCAATGGTGCTTGCCATTTTGGGAATTCTTATTTATGTTTCCTTTAGATTTGAGTGGCGCTTTGCACTTGCTTCCGTACTTGCTTTGGCCCATGACGTGACTATCGCTATGGGTGCGATAGTGCTTTTAAATATCGAAGTCAATCTTGATACCCTTGCGGCAATACTTACCATACTCGGTTATTCGATTAACGACACAATCATCGTTTTTGACCGTATCAGAGAGGAGATCTTATCACTCAAAGCTCCAGAGCTTTCTGAAGTCATCAATGAGTCAGTTACACGCACCCTTTCACGAACCACACTTACTTCTTTGACGACTCTGCTTGTAGTGTGGACTCTCTTTTTGTTTGGGGGAGAGATCATTGAAGGATTCAGTTTCACGTTGATGATAGGAATCATGGTTGGTACCTACTCTTCTATTTTTATAGCATCTCCGCTCTTAATATGGCTTGGTTTTTCTGTTTCTGATTTTAGAGAAAAAGCAGCTCAAAAACTTAAAAGAGAGAAAGAGAAAGAAAAAATGCGTCAAATGTATGAGCAGGGTACGCTATAA
- the secD gene encoding protein translocase subunit SecD, which produces MKTLNYRVILFVFALIFGVVFSIPSLMQSQSGKKITLGLDLQGGLHMLLGVKSEIAIESKLKSIAASIKYTFDDEEIIFDGLHIEEGEKITFELLDGDDIEKAKALLKKEIPGIVLNENGLKFTVMMTEEEVLQTQQNAISQAVDTIRGRLNEFGLADPTVAKQGEDKILVEVPGIKTQEDEQRIRDLIARAAHLQLMAVDEERIARVETMSENEARSYGDVILTDVNTPERYLLHQIPVLDGSMLIDAKVGFDENNQPVINFTLNGQGAKIFGDFTAKSVGKRMAVVLDDKVYSAPVIRERIGGGHVQISGNFTIPEAHDLAIALRSGALLAPVFVEEKRSVGPSLGADSIKASSIALAFGFVLVVIFMVFYYGMAGIVANIALIGNLFLILAIMSLFGATLTLPGMAGIVLTVGMAVDANVIISERIRELLREGKSVAKSIENGYSNAFTSILDANVTTLVAAIVLYVYGTGAIKGFALTMSIGILASMFTAIAGTHGIYQWILPKINQKKLGFWFGIKAGER; this is translated from the coding sequence ATGAAAACGCTTAATTACAGGGTAATACTTTTTGTATTTGCACTTATTTTCGGAGTAGTGTTTTCTATTCCTTCGTTAATGCAAAGCCAAAGCGGTAAAAAAATCACCCTCGGGCTTGATTTGCAAGGCGGTCTTCATATGCTTCTTGGTGTAAAGAGTGAAATAGCCATTGAATCAAAATTGAAATCCATAGCAGCGAGCATAAAGTATACATTTGATGATGAAGAGATCATTTTTGATGGTTTGCACATAGAAGAGGGAGAAAAAATCACGTTTGAACTTCTTGATGGTGATGATATAGAAAAAGCCAAAGCATTGCTTAAAAAAGAGATCCCGGGTATTGTGCTGAATGAAAATGGGTTAAAATTTACTGTGATGATGACAGAAGAAGAAGTGCTTCAGACTCAGCAAAATGCGATCAGCCAGGCTGTTGATACTATCCGCGGCAGGCTCAATGAGTTTGGCTTGGCAGATCCTACGGTAGCCAAACAGGGCGAAGATAAAATCCTCGTGGAGGTTCCCGGTATCAAAACACAAGAGGACGAGCAGCGTATCCGTGATCTGATAGCAAGAGCGGCACACTTGCAGCTTATGGCTGTAGATGAAGAGAGAATCGCGAGAGTGGAGACGATGAGCGAAAATGAAGCAAGAAGTTACGGGGATGTGATTTTAACCGATGTCAATACCCCTGAACGCTACCTGCTTCATCAGATTCCTGTACTTGACGGTTCGATGCTTATCGATGCAAAAGTAGGGTTTGATGAAAACAATCAGCCCGTGATCAATTTTACGCTTAATGGGCAAGGGGCTAAAATCTTTGGAGACTTTACAGCCAAAAGCGTTGGAAAGCGCATGGCAGTTGTGTTGGACGACAAAGTTTATTCGGCGCCTGTTATAAGGGAGCGTATCGGAGGAGGTCATGTGCAGATCTCAGGCAACTTTACAATTCCTGAAGCACACGATTTGGCCATTGCACTACGTTCAGGCGCTTTGCTTGCCCCGGTTTTTGTAGAAGAGAAGCGATCAGTCGGTCCCAGCTTGGGCGCGGACAGTATCAAGGCCAGCTCTATTGCTTTGGCATTCGGATTTGTTTTAGTGGTTATTTTTATGGTGTTTTATTATGGGATGGCAGGGATTGTTGCCAATATCGCATTGATAGGAAATTTATTTTTGATTTTGGCGATTATGTCGCTGTTTGGAGCAACGTTGACGCTTCCGGGTATGGCGGGTATTGTTTTGACGGTAGGGATGGCGGTAGATGCCAATGTTATTATCTCTGAGCGCATCAGGGAGTTGCTTCGCGAAGGAAAATCCGTAGCAAAATCGATTGAAAATGGTTATAGTAATGCCTTTACATCCATTTTGGATGCCAATGTGACAACGTTGGTTGCAGCTATAGTGCTTTATGTTTATGGTACAGGGGCGATTAAAGGATTTGCTTTAACGATGAGTATCGGTATTTTAGCTTCAATGTTTACCGCCATTGCGGGTACGCATGGCATTTATCAATGGATATTGCCTAAAATAAACCAGAAAAAACTTGGTTTCTGGTTTGGCATAAAAGCAGGGGAGAGATAG
- the yajC gene encoding preprotein translocase subunit YajC has product MGAEQGSMIGSFLPLIILFAIFYFLIIRPQQKQQKAHKQMLESLAKGDKIITSGGLIAEIVKPEEDFIKIKLNDDTIVKLDRAFVAKKVEVANENA; this is encoded by the coding sequence ATGGGAGCAGAACAAGGTAGCATGATTGGTTCATTTTTACCATTGATCATTTTATTTGCGATTTTCTATTTTTTGATTATCAGACCACAGCAAAAACAGCAGAAAGCACACAAACAAATGCTTGAAAGCCTTGCCAAGGGCGATAAGATTATCACCAGCGGGGGCCTTATCGCTGAGATTGTAAAACCTGAAGAAGATTTTATCAAAATCAAACTAAATGATGACACCATTGTCAAACTAGATAGGGCTTTTGTGGCGAAAAAGGTTGAAGTGGCCAATGAAAACGCTTAA
- a CDS encoding apolipoprotein N-acyltransferase, with amino-acid sequence MSQYFNTFVLTRGFFIAFLGSLFIYLDAWGISSPALNTVCGVAALYFLLKEEQKVWFWAGFFIGIFWFWWISLSFKHYGMIWAIPFGILIVSLIYGLLFWSIAFIANKIAALLSWNYAVSSLAFKTLGLLGLSYIHPFGFDWLKPELMFTNSYLGIHKWQFAVIVLSLSFIILKRHPVFLVLIFFSYQSVNHIPHSIPSDIQIVSTRVPVEDKWKETLHFGQFKTFLTLIDEAIDAKKSLIILPESVFPVFLNHSHDLLEELTKRAQKINIVAGALYWNGKVPHNSAYIFTKNGVQVANKVLLVPFGESNPLPDFLSNWVNKVFYDGAVDYQASKEMSDYAIQNSTYRNAICFEATSEKLYEGNPKQMIVLSNNGWFVPSVEPALQKILLQYYSKKYGTTIYHSVNMSDAYMVKKGIVTKI; translated from the coding sequence ATGAGCCAATATTTTAACACCTTTGTGCTAACAAGAGGCTTTTTCATAGCCTTTTTGGGATCTTTGTTTATCTACCTTGATGCGTGGGGCATTTCATCTCCCGCGCTCAATACCGTATGCGGGGTTGCAGCTCTGTATTTTCTGCTCAAAGAAGAACAAAAGGTATGGTTTTGGGCAGGATTTTTTATAGGAATCTTTTGGTTTTGGTGGATCAGTCTTAGCTTCAAACACTATGGTATGATTTGGGCAATTCCCTTTGGTATTTTGATTGTTTCGCTTATTTACGGTCTGCTCTTTTGGTCTATAGCCTTTATTGCAAATAAAATCGCTGCTTTGCTCTCTTGGAATTATGCTGTCTCTTCTTTGGCCTTCAAAACATTGGGGCTTTTAGGACTAAGCTATATTCATCCTTTCGGTTTTGACTGGCTAAAACCAGAATTGATGTTTACCAATAGTTATTTAGGGATTCACAAATGGCAATTTGCCGTCATTGTTTTGTCTTTGAGCTTTATAATACTAAAAAGGCATCCTGTCTTTTTAGTATTGATCTTTTTTTCTTATCAGTCCGTCAATCACATACCTCACAGTATTCCTTCTGACATACAGATAGTATCCACACGAGTTCCCGTAGAAGACAAATGGAAAGAGACCTTGCACTTCGGGCAGTTCAAAACTTTTTTAACATTGATAGATGAAGCGATTGATGCAAAAAAATCCCTTATCATACTGCCCGAGTCTGTATTTCCTGTTTTTCTAAATCATTCCCACGATTTGCTTGAAGAGCTGACAAAAAGAGCACAGAAGATAAACATCGTCGCAGGTGCGCTTTACTGGAACGGGAAAGTGCCTCACAACTCTGCTTATATCTTTACGAAAAACGGAGTACAAGTAGCCAACAAAGTGCTTCTGGTGCCTTTTGGCGAAAGCAATCCTTTGCCTGATTTTTTAAGCAATTGGGTCAATAAAGTCTTCTATGACGGTGCGGTGGATTATCAAGCAAGCAAAGAGATGAGCGATTATGCCATCCAAAACAGTACCTATCGCAATGCCATTTGTTTTGAAGCAACCAGCGAAAAACTCTATGAAGGAAATCCTAAACAGATGATAGTTCTAAGCAACAACGGCTGGTTTGTTCCTTCTGTTGAACCTGCACTCCAAAAGATTTTGTTACAATACTACAGCAAAAAATACGGTACCACCATCTATCATAGCGTAAATATGTCTGATGCCTATATGGTCAAAAAGGGCATAGTGACAAAGATCTAA
- the yidD gene encoding membrane protein insertion efficiency factor YidD codes for MKSGTKFWILPIKGYQYISKMLPANCRYYPTCSEYAKWQFEFNTPHKALMASTLRILRCNQLFAGGIDYPLISFIPPKTPVPLKPAPYTYKINIHYWLVPKNNQHYYVVKQFSSRPNPV; via the coding sequence ATGAAGAGCGGTACAAAATTCTGGATACTCCCCATCAAGGGGTATCAGTACATTTCAAAAATGCTGCCGGCAAATTGCCGTTACTATCCCACCTGTTCAGAATATGCCAAATGGCAATTTGAATTCAATACTCCCCATAAGGCCCTCATGGCAAGTACATTGCGTATACTTCGCTGCAATCAGCTCTTTGCCGGAGGCATAGACTATCCGCTTATCAGCTTTATCCCTCCCAAGACACCCGTGCCACTCAAGCCGGCTCCATACACTTACAAAATCAACATACACTATTGGCTTGTGCCTAAAAATAACCAACATTACTATGTAGTTAAACAGTTCTCCTCGCGTCCAAATCCTGTCTAG